A genomic segment from Myxocyprinus asiaticus isolate MX2 ecotype Aquarium Trade chromosome 36, UBuf_Myxa_2, whole genome shotgun sequence encodes:
- the LOC127427422 gene encoding interferon a3-like, with the protein MYRHLMHLCLLLSVCQISSVLSCRWIKNKFQHHHGVSLDLIGKMGGKLIKEHLDLNPIPYDLINNHRGAEPEKQTLFVIQILVEITDLFEDAVSAPWDDKNMDDFLNVIHEEINGLRSCGAFKMKRNKKLHLYFERLRHMTQLNTENVGKSWEIVRKRVISLMKQLEFFSFHTHA; encoded by the exons ATGTATCGTCATCTGATGCATCTTTGTCTTCTTCTGTCAGTATGCCAGATCAGCTCAGTGTTGAGCTGCAGATGGATCAAAAATAAGTTTCAGCATCATCACGGAGTCTCTCTGGATCTGATTGGAAAGATG GGTGGGAAACTCATTAAGGAACATTTGGATTTAAATCCCATCCCATATGACTTGATCAACAACCACAGGGGTGCAGAG CCAGAGAAACAGACCCTGTTTGTCATTCAGATTCTGGTAGAGATCACTGACCTCTTTGAGGATGCTGTTTCTGCCCCCTGGgatgataaaaatatggatgatttCTTAAACGTCATTCATGAGGAGATTAATGGACTACGCTCATGT GGTGCTTTCAAAATGAAGAGGAACAAAAAGCTGCATCTGTATTTTGAAAGACTGAGACATATGACACAACTTAACACA GAGAATGTGGGTAAAAGCTGGGAGATTGTCAGGAAACGGGTCATAAGCCTCATGAAGCAGCTGGAGTTCTTCTCTTTCCACACTCATGCTTAA